The Armatimonadota bacterium genome includes a region encoding these proteins:
- the ilvC gene encoding ketol-acid reductoisomerase, giving the protein MLYESDVDPSPILGRRIAVVGYGNQGRAHALNLRDRGLDVSVGTRPGDSRTQAESDGFPALDVETVVAGADTVVLTVPDESMGQVFESSVRPALAAEAALVFAHGFALTYGLVKPEGRTCVLVSPSGPGTALRESFVGGSGLPAFIASDPMDGLTLAAAYAWAIGCARAGLIPTDFREETEADLFGEQAVLCGGMPELATAAFETLVGAGFSPEVAYIECVHQVRLLADLIARHGVAGMKRRISDTAEWGSYQVGPVVVGDEVRAAMARSLARIRSGEFAQEWLIEASSGKPRLKQKREAEGASLLEQTRRGLFPDGD; this is encoded by the coding sequence GTGCTGTACGAAAGTGACGTCGACCCCTCGCCGATCCTCGGCCGAAGGATCGCCGTCGTCGGATATGGGAACCAAGGCCGGGCCCACGCCCTGAACCTGCGGGACCGTGGATTGGACGTCAGTGTCGGCACCCGGCCGGGCGACAGCCGCACCCAGGCCGAATCGGACGGCTTTCCGGCCCTGGACGTCGAAACGGTCGTGGCCGGAGCGGACACGGTCGTGCTCACGGTCCCGGACGAATCCATGGGCCAGGTGTTCGAAAGCTCGGTCAGGCCCGCATTGGCGGCAGAAGCGGCCCTCGTCTTCGCCCACGGGTTCGCACTGACGTACGGCCTTGTGAAGCCGGAAGGCCGGACGTGCGTCCTCGTGTCACCGTCGGGTCCAGGGACCGCCCTTCGGGAGTCGTTCGTAGGCGGGAGCGGCCTTCCGGCGTTCATCGCGTCGGACCCTATGGACGGTTTGACCCTGGCCGCAGCTTATGCCTGGGCGATCGGTTGCGCCCGCGCCGGCCTGATCCCGACCGACTTCCGCGAGGAGACCGAGGCGGACCTTTTCGGCGAGCAGGCCGTCCTGTGCGGCGGCATGCCGGAGTTGGCCACGGCCGCCTTCGAAACCTTGGTCGGGGCCGGATTTTCGCCCGAAGTCGCCTACATCGAGTGCGTCCATCAGGTCCGGCTCCTGGCCGATCTGATCGCGCGGCACGGCGTGGCGGGCATGAAACGACGGATCAGCGACACGGCCGAATGGGGCAGCTACCAGGTAGGGCCGGTCGTCGTCGGTGACGAAGTCCGGGCGGCGATGGCCAGATCATTGGCCCGGATCCGGTCTGGAGAGTTCGCCCAGGAATGGCTGATCGAGGCTTCGAGCGGGAAGCCCCGACTCAAACAGAAGCGCGAAGCCGAAGGAGCGAGCCTTCTTGAACAGACCCGTCGGGGACTCTTTCCGGACGGCGACTAA
- a CDS encoding serine protease: protein MFCSAVSLFVVAHAVAAGQQQAALQDPVWEKVKPVLARIDGIGQPAGLAVLIDARGFFLAHRSAVQLDAVVGTINGRLVPMTLTAVDEQTQLALLRAENWPITGPEPVKVTGKLALGSKVVAATPTGPLRGELVRDNRIGQIKPSLRYAPLSEIRLESNIAPIGGALVFDSSARLVGVLGATLVSPANVGQNTLTKTFDRDAKQSNYGPQGMTVAYALSPAVLERVVQGLLSPSHKVLHPSIGVFFRSGPEPGALLEEVVAGSSADKAGLKVGDLVVAVDGKPVQSHVDFAIAVFQSNVGDTMELKVRRAGVDLTVRVPVVSQQSLS, encoded by the coding sequence ATGTTCTGTTCGGCGGTTAGTCTTTTCGTCGTCGCCCACGCGGTCGCGGCCGGCCAGCAGCAGGCGGCCCTTCAAGACCCGGTGTGGGAGAAGGTCAAGCCCGTCTTGGCCCGGATCGACGGGATCGGTCAACCGGCCGGCCTGGCCGTTTTGATCGACGCCCGCGGCTTCTTTCTGGCCCACCGGAGCGCCGTCCAGCTCGACGCGGTCGTGGGAACGATCAACGGACGTCTGGTCCCGATGACGCTGACGGCGGTCGACGAACAGACCCAACTCGCGCTCTTGCGGGCCGAAAACTGGCCGATTACAGGGCCAGAGCCTGTCAAGGTCACCGGCAAGCTCGCCCTCGGGAGCAAGGTCGTCGCCGCGACCCCGACCGGCCCGTTGCGGGGCGAACTCGTCCGAGACAACCGTATCGGGCAGATCAAACCGTCCCTCCGGTACGCCCCCCTCTCCGAGATCCGCCTCGAGTCCAATATCGCGCCCATCGGCGGCGCCCTTGTTTTCGATTCTTCGGCCCGGCTGGTGGGCGTCCTCGGAGCGACCCTCGTGTCCCCGGCGAACGTCGGCCAGAACACCCTGACCAAGACTTTCGACAGGGACGCCAAGCAGTCCAATTACGGTCCACAAGGAATGACCGTCGCTTACGCCCTAAGCCCGGCCGTCCTCGAGCGGGTGGTCCAGGGACTCTTGAGCCCGTCGCACAAAGTCCTTCATCCGAGCATCGGGGTGTTCTTCCGCTCCGGCCCGGAACCGGGCGCCCTCCTCGAAGAGGTCGTGGCGGGTTCGTCCGCGGACAAGGCAGGATTGAAAGTCGGCGACCTGGTCGTCGCTGTCGACGGAAAGCCTGTCCAAAGCCACGTGGACTTCGCGATCGCCGTGTTCCAGTCGAACGTCGGTGACACGATGGAGCTGAAGGTCCGGCGCGCCGGCGTGGACTTGACCGTCAGGGTGCCCGTCGTGTCTCAGCAGTCGCTGTCTTGA
- a CDS encoding GNAT family N-acetyltransferase: protein MPVRLQRIDDSNRTLFERLLQFYGHDLSEFEEHEPDFDGSFCDGARAKAYSDGSADVQIISIKGKPAGFIVCSVADGPRHSTVLDVFVLRCYRRLGIGSLAVETVLEGREGPWTAEFSADNRPALKFWRSFLTKSGFRSVRELTQDEGRSVRIEFDTRERSS, encoded by the coding sequence GTGCCCGTCCGACTACAGCGCATCGACGATTCGAACCGTACGCTCTTTGAGCGTTTGCTGCAGTTTTACGGTCACGACCTGAGCGAGTTCGAAGAGCACGAGCCGGACTTCGACGGGAGCTTCTGCGACGGTGCCCGCGCCAAGGCTTACTCCGACGGTTCGGCCGACGTCCAGATCATCTCCATCAAAGGTAAGCCGGCGGGCTTCATCGTCTGCAGCGTCGCCGACGGCCCCCGCCACAGCACCGTCCTCGACGTCTTCGTCCTTCGTTGCTACCGCCGCCTCGGAATCGGCTCGCTTGCCGTCGAGACCGTCCTGGAAGGCCGGGAAGGGCCCTGGACGGCCGAGTTTTCGGCGGACAACCGTCCGGCGCTCAAGTTCTGGCGGTCTTTTCTGACCAAGTCCGGGTTCCGGAGCGTCCGGGAACTGACCCAGGACGAGGGCCGGTCCGTTCGGATCGAATTCGACACCCGGGAACGGTCGTCTTAG
- a CDS encoding sigma-70 family RNA polymerase sigma factor, whose translation MMAARNALGLNLQMPAKSASMETRHDRDSDESLVARAREGDYSAFEALFERHRDLVYRFVYQMTNRRDDAEDLTQEVFVRAHQNLQRYRDEAKFTTWLLRIATNLSTDRARMVQRRAALEAQESGSQGALAWMTVGNVDDPVENLESDRRIAVLRQALAELPDHHRNMIVLRDIEEMDYKDMASLLNCTVGGAKLRVLRARRALRDKVLNRSKEQSL comes from the coding sequence ATGATGGCCGCGAGGAACGCACTGGGGTTGAACCTTCAGATGCCGGCAAAAAGCGCATCGATGGAGACGCGGCACGATCGCGACAGTGACGAGTCGCTCGTCGCCAGGGCCCGTGAAGGGGACTACAGCGCGTTCGAAGCCCTTTTCGAGCGCCACCGCGACCTCGTCTACCGCTTCGTCTATCAGATGACGAACCGGCGGGACGACGCCGAAGACTTGACCCAAGAGGTCTTCGTCAGGGCTCACCAGAACCTTCAGCGCTATCGGGACGAGGCCAAGTTCACGACGTGGCTCCTCCGCATCGCCACGAACCTGAGCACCGACCGTGCGCGGATGGTGCAACGCCGGGCGGCCCTCGAGGCCCAGGAGTCCGGCTCACAAGGTGCGCTGGCCTGGATGACCGTCGGGAACGTCGACGATCCGGTGGAAAACCTCGAATCGGACCGCAGGATCGCGGTGCTCCGACAGGCGCTGGCGGAGCTTCCGGACCATCACCGCAACATGATCGTGTTGCGCGACATCGAAGAAATGGACTACAAAGACATGGCCAGCCTTTTGAACTGCACCGTAGGCGGGGCCAAGCTCAGGGTGTTGAGGGCCCGCCGTGCCCTCCGCGACAAGGTGCTGAACCGGTCGAAGGAGCAGTCGCTGTGA
- the rpsT gene encoding 30S ribosomal protein S20: MANLKASKKDIRRSERARDKNTAAKSALKTYIKKARKAAQDKDQKATAGAVATVNKFLDKAVQKGVVHKNQAARRKSRVAKAANKALSQ, from the coding sequence ATGGCCAATCTGAAAGCGTCCAAGAAGGACATCCGCCGGAGCGAGCGGGCGCGGGACAAGAACACCGCCGCGAAATCGGCGTTGAAGACCTACATCAAGAAGGCGCGCAAGGCGGCCCAGGACAAGGACCAGAAGGCCACGGCAGGAGCGGTCGCAACGGTCAACAAGTTCCTGGACAAGGCTGTCCAGAAGGGCGTCGTCCACAAGAACCAGGCGGCAAGGCGCAAGAGCCGGGTCGCGAAGGCCGCGAACAAAGCCCTCTCCCAGTAA